One region of Microbacterium rhizosphaerae genomic DNA includes:
- a CDS encoding copper resistance CopC family protein, translated as MRRGAAGRGILLGLAGVAIALAGVFATASAASAHDSLLVTEPAQGSTTAGPITQLTLTFSGDPIGGQGADVVELVGPDGKYYETGCAQLSGPEVTVPVAMGPAGTYEVAWRAVSSDGHPVSGTYTFTYAPDAAVSASPKAAGSTHPACGTAPAQSSHSDAASSPPPDAGVWLGIGIGLVVVAIAAVGAWLIVRRPKPED; from the coding sequence ATGAGACGTGGCGCCGCCGGCCGCGGCATCCTTCTCGGTCTCGCCGGCGTCGCGATCGCGCTGGCAGGCGTGTTCGCGACGGCGTCCGCTGCATCGGCGCACGACAGCCTGCTCGTGACGGAGCCCGCGCAGGGCTCCACCACCGCCGGCCCGATCACGCAGCTCACCCTCACCTTCAGCGGCGACCCGATCGGCGGGCAGGGCGCCGACGTCGTCGAGCTCGTCGGGCCTGACGGCAAGTACTACGAGACCGGATGCGCCCAGCTGTCCGGTCCGGAGGTGACGGTGCCCGTCGCGATGGGTCCCGCAGGAACGTACGAGGTGGCGTGGCGGGCGGTGTCGTCGGACGGGCACCCCGTCTCGGGCACCTACACGTTCACGTACGCACCGGATGCCGCTGTCTCCGCCAGCCCGAAGGCGGCGGGGTCGACGCATCCGGCGTGCGGTACAGCCCCCGCGCAGAGCTCGCACTCCGACGCCGCGTCGTCACCGCCTCCTGACGCGGGTGTCTGGCTCGGCATCGGGATCGGCCTGGTCGTCGTCGCGATCGCAGCGGTGGGCGCATGGCTGATCGTGCGCCGCCCGAAGCCGGAGGACTGA
- a CDS encoding PLD nuclease N-terminal domain-containing protein — MTSGAKKFSELSRGRQAGIAVGAVVQLALAVWAYVDLARRAPSEVRGRKGLWVPVILVNWIGPAAYFVFGRRR; from the coding sequence ATGACCAGCGGTGCGAAGAAGTTCTCGGAACTGTCGCGGGGGCGGCAGGCCGGAATCGCCGTCGGGGCGGTGGTGCAGCTCGCTCTCGCCGTGTGGGCGTATGTCGACCTCGCCCGTCGAGCGCCGAGCGAGGTCCGCGGTCGGAAAGGGCTGTGGGTTCCCGTGATCCTGGTCAACTGGATCGGGCCTGCGGCCTACTTCGTGTTCGGCCGCAGGCGCTGA
- a CDS encoding S8 family serine peptidase, with protein MRRALLALVASAVAVLVLTGAAPPPVPDDPTDRVRSAEYWLDAYGIRTAWQTSQGAGVKIAVIDTGVGHAPELDGAVVGGTDVSGVGAADGRTPVGAVDANHGSWVASLAAARGTGNGDGMIGVAPAADILSISVGFGATSRVSFTQQVADAMRWAVDHGAKVINLSFTTNTLDWDPSWDTAFQYAFDRDVVVVVAAGNRGSGTTRVGAPATIPGVLTVAGLDPEGKASLEASTQGITIGVSAPSEQLLGVSADGRLVQWSGTSGAAPIVAGIVALVRAAHPDLDANNVIERIIKTAHPATGAKTPDPLYGYGLVDAAAAVSASVPSVETNPMGSLSDWVHLYRRAASTPQPTRDATTYTVPPLPPADAASRPSALLPSEGTLLYGTLPLVALTAVGILVALGVTAAVRRIRSARTPRSPSR; from the coding sequence ATGAGGCGAGCGCTTCTCGCGCTCGTGGCGAGCGCCGTGGCGGTGCTCGTGCTGACGGGCGCGGCGCCGCCGCCCGTCCCGGACGATCCCACCGATCGCGTCCGCAGCGCCGAATACTGGCTCGATGCCTACGGCATCCGCACCGCCTGGCAGACGTCCCAGGGCGCCGGCGTCAAGATCGCGGTCATCGACACGGGCGTCGGGCACGCGCCGGAGCTGGACGGTGCCGTCGTCGGCGGTACCGATGTGTCCGGCGTGGGCGCCGCCGACGGCCGCACCCCGGTCGGCGCCGTCGACGCGAACCACGGCAGCTGGGTCGCATCCCTCGCCGCCGCGCGCGGCACGGGAAACGGCGACGGCATGATCGGGGTGGCGCCGGCAGCCGACATCCTCTCGATCTCCGTCGGATTCGGCGCCACGTCGCGCGTGTCGTTCACCCAGCAGGTCGCCGACGCGATGCGGTGGGCGGTCGATCACGGGGCGAAGGTCATCAACCTCTCCTTCACGACGAACACGCTCGACTGGGATCCGAGCTGGGACACCGCCTTCCAGTACGCGTTCGACCGTGACGTCGTCGTGGTCGTCGCCGCGGGCAACCGGGGGAGCGGCACCACTCGCGTCGGCGCCCCGGCGACGATTCCGGGCGTGCTCACCGTGGCCGGCCTCGACCCGGAGGGCAAGGCGAGCCTGGAGGCGTCGACGCAGGGCATCACGATCGGGGTCTCTGCGCCGAGCGAGCAGCTGCTCGGAGTCTCGGCCGACGGCCGCCTGGTCCAGTGGAGCGGCACGAGCGGTGCCGCGCCCATCGTGGCCGGCATCGTCGCGCTCGTCCGGGCTGCGCATCCCGATCTCGACGCGAACAACGTCATCGAGCGCATCATCAAGACCGCTCACCCCGCGACGGGCGCGAAGACGCCCGACCCGCTCTACGGCTACGGATTGGTGGATGCCGCGGCCGCCGTGTCGGCATCCGTCCCGTCCGTCGAGACCAACCCCATGGGCAGCCTCTCGGACTGGGTGCACCTCTACCGCCGCGCAGCGTCGACCCCGCAGCCGACTCGGGATGCGACGACCTACACGGTGCCTCCGCTGCCGCCGGCGGATGCCGCGAGCCGTCCGTCGGCCCTCCTCCCGTCGGAGGGCACCCTCCTGTACGGGACCCTGCCGCTCGTCGCCCTCACCGCGGTCGGTATACTGGTAGCGCTCGGCGTCACCGCTGCTGTCCGACGCATCCGATCGGCGCGCACCCCTCGCTCGCCGAGCCGTTGA
- a CDS encoding alanine racemase encodes MAYPPAAASAHGLPWDDPDAYWGAMSRAIADVPAPVGAINIAALRYNALDMAVRASGVPIRVASKSVRVRQVIDATLALPGYRGILAFTLAEALWLAEDHDDIVLGYPTADRAAIARLAADETAAARVTLMVDDLAQLDLVDAVVPASSRPVIRVAIDADASWRAPGLGHIGVRRSPVHEPGEVANLARAITTRPGFALVGLMMYEAQIAGQPDKAGADAPVIRWMQRRSGQELLERRSAIVAALREIAPLEFINGGGTGSLELTASDQSVTEVTAGSGLLAGHLFDGYRIFDPAPAAAFAMDVVRKPLPDIATVLGGGWVASGPPLASRQAKPVWPQGLHTLGREGTGEVQTPLQGDTARELRVGDRVWFRHSKSGELAERLGSYLLIDDDRIAGEVPTYRGEGKAFL; translated from the coding sequence ATGGCCTACCCGCCGGCCGCGGCGTCTGCGCACGGTCTCCCGTGGGACGATCCCGACGCGTACTGGGGGGCGATGTCGCGCGCGATCGCGGACGTGCCGGCTCCCGTCGGCGCGATCAACATCGCCGCCCTCCGCTACAACGCGCTCGACATGGCGGTGCGCGCGAGCGGCGTGCCGATCCGCGTCGCCAGCAAGTCGGTGCGCGTCCGACAGGTGATCGACGCGACCCTCGCCCTGCCGGGTTACCGGGGCATCCTCGCCTTCACGCTCGCCGAGGCGCTCTGGCTCGCCGAGGACCACGACGACATCGTGCTGGGCTACCCGACGGCCGACCGCGCGGCCATCGCGCGCCTGGCCGCCGACGAGACGGCCGCCGCGCGGGTGACCCTCATGGTCGACGATCTCGCGCAGCTGGATCTCGTCGACGCGGTCGTCCCCGCGAGCTCGCGCCCGGTCATCCGGGTCGCGATCGACGCCGATGCATCGTGGCGCGCCCCGGGCCTCGGGCACATCGGCGTGCGGCGCTCGCCCGTCCACGAGCCGGGCGAGGTCGCGAACCTCGCCCGCGCGATCACCACCCGCCCCGGCTTCGCCCTGGTCGGGCTCATGATGTACGAGGCGCAGATCGCCGGACAGCCCGACAAGGCGGGTGCGGACGCGCCCGTCATCAGGTGGATGCAGCGCCGCTCCGGTCAGGAGCTCCTCGAGCGCCGGTCGGCCATCGTCGCCGCGCTCCGCGAGATCGCCCCCCTCGAGTTCATCAACGGCGGCGGCACCGGATCGCTCGAGCTCACGGCATCCGACCAGTCCGTCACCGAGGTGACCGCCGGCAGCGGGCTGCTCGCCGGGCACCTCTTCGACGGCTACCGCATCTTCGACCCGGCGCCGGCCGCCGCATTCGCGATGGATGTGGTCCGAAAGCCCCTGCCCGACATCGCCACGGTGCTCGGCGGGGGATGGGTGGCCTCCGGCCCGCCGCTCGCCTCCCGTCAGGCGAAGCCCGTCTGGCCGCAGGGGCTGCACACGCTCGGCCGCGAGGGCACGGGCGAGGTCCAGACCCCGCTGCAGGGCGACACGGCCCGAGAGCTCAGGGTGGGCGACCGCGTGTGGTTCCGCCACTCCAAGAGCGGCGAGCTCGCCGAGCGACTGGGCAGCTACCTGCTCATCGACGACGATCGCATCGCGGGCGAGGTTCCCACCTACCGCGGCGAGGGGAAGGCGTTCCTGTGA
- a CDS encoding rhodanese-like domain-containing protein → MQTSLAAVDFFAAKLVYETDPSDLAAARASGNPPLVIDTRSEASWRQGRIPDAVHIPNAELAERIGDVAPELDREIVVYCWGPGCNGSTRGALILATLGYTNVKELIGGFEYWAREGLAVVTENGRTRRDADPLTAPVAPA, encoded by the coding sequence ATGCAGACCTCTCTCGCCGCGGTCGACTTCTTCGCCGCGAAGCTCGTCTATGAGACCGACCCCTCAGACCTCGCCGCCGCGCGGGCCTCGGGCAACCCGCCGCTCGTCATCGACACGCGCAGCGAGGCCTCCTGGCGGCAAGGGCGCATCCCGGACGCCGTGCACATCCCGAACGCCGAGCTCGCCGAGCGGATCGGCGACGTCGCGCCCGAGCTCGACCGCGAGATCGTCGTCTACTGCTGGGGCCCCGGCTGCAACGGCAGCACCCGCGGCGCGCTGATCCTCGCGACGCTCGGCTACACGAACGTCAAGGAGCTCATCGGCGGCTTCGAGTACTGGGCCCGTGAGGGACTCGCCGTCGTGACGGAGAACGGTCGCACACGACGGGATGCCGACCCCCTGACCGCGCCGGTCGCGCCGGCCTAG
- a CDS encoding NAD(P)/FAD-dependent oxidoreductase produces MPRILVVGGGYAGFYTAWKLEKHLRKGEAEVTIVDPLPYMTYQPFLPEVAAGSIEARHSVVALRRHLKRTTVVTAKVTGIDHANKVATITPPMGEPWQHEYDQIVVTAGAVSRTFPIPGIADNAIGLKTIEEAVAIRDRLMSNFDKAASLPRGPERDRLLTVVVVGGGFAGIEVFAELRSLASSLVSKYPTLTFDDTHFHLIEAMGRIMPEVSLKTSEWVLKDLAKRGAYVHLDTQVQGAVDGNVQLSTGEVIPTDLIIWTAGVMANPTVVRGGDLPVEERGRIKTRADLRVGTEDEIVEGAWAAGDVSAVPDLSGGGVGGYCVPNAQHAVRQAKLLAKNLVAVLRGELPREYYHKNLGAVAGLGLYDGVFQSGNFALKGLIAWFAHRGYHGLAMPSWERKWRVLWGWWNNFWLGRDLVNLETVQNPRYVFEEFAARPRPPQPVESPAPEAPAAAASAAAASAAAASAVAAAPATAPAAKKAPAKAAAQ; encoded by the coding sequence GTGCCCAGGATCCTTGTCGTCGGTGGTGGTTACGCGGGTTTCTACACCGCGTGGAAGCTCGAGAAGCATCTTCGCAAGGGCGAGGCAGAGGTGACGATCGTCGACCCGCTGCCCTACATGACCTACCAGCCGTTCCTCCCCGAGGTCGCGGCCGGATCGATCGAGGCGCGCCATTCGGTCGTGGCCCTGCGCCGTCACCTCAAGCGCACCACGGTCGTGACCGCGAAGGTGACCGGCATCGACCACGCCAACAAGGTCGCCACCATCACGCCGCCCATGGGTGAGCCATGGCAGCACGAGTACGACCAGATCGTCGTCACCGCCGGTGCCGTGTCGCGCACCTTCCCGATCCCGGGCATCGCCGACAACGCGATCGGCCTGAAGACGATCGAAGAGGCCGTCGCGATCCGCGATCGCCTGATGTCGAACTTCGACAAGGCGGCCTCGCTGCCCCGCGGACCCGAGCGCGACCGCCTGCTCACCGTCGTCGTGGTCGGCGGCGGCTTCGCCGGCATCGAGGTCTTCGCCGAGCTGCGCTCGCTCGCCTCGTCGCTCGTGTCGAAGTACCCGACGCTGACCTTCGACGACACGCACTTCCACCTCATCGAGGCGATGGGCCGCATCATGCCGGAGGTCTCGCTGAAGACCAGCGAGTGGGTGCTGAAGGACCTCGCCAAGCGCGGCGCCTACGTGCACCTCGACACGCAGGTGCAGGGTGCCGTGGACGGCAACGTGCAGCTGTCGACCGGCGAGGTCATCCCGACCGACCTGATCATCTGGACCGCCGGTGTCATGGCCAACCCGACCGTCGTGCGCGGTGGCGATCTCCCCGTCGAGGAGCGCGGCCGCATCAAGACCCGCGCGGACCTGCGCGTCGGCACCGAGGACGAGATCGTCGAGGGCGCCTGGGCCGCCGGCGACGTCTCGGCCGTCCCGGATCTCAGCGGCGGCGGCGTGGGCGGCTACTGCGTCCCGAACGCCCAGCACGCCGTCCGTCAGGCCAAGCTGCTGGCGAAGAACCTCGTCGCTGTGCTGCGGGGCGAGCTGCCGCGCGAGTACTACCACAAGAACCTCGGCGCGGTCGCGGGCCTCGGCCTGTACGACGGCGTGTTCCAGTCCGGCAACTTCGCGCTCAAGGGGCTCATCGCCTGGTTCGCGCACCGCGGCTACCACGGCCTGGCGATGCCGTCGTGGGAGCGCAAGTGGCGCGTGCTGTGGGGCTGGTGGAACAACTTCTGGCTCGGCCGCGACCTGGTGAACCTCGAGACGGTGCAGAACCCCCGCTACGTCTTCGAGGAGTTCGCCGCGCGCCCCCGCCCGCCGCAGCCCGTCGAGTCGCCGGCTCCCGAGGCCCCCGCCGCTGCCGCATCGGCCGCTGCCGCATCGGCCGCTGCCGCATCGGCCGTTGCCGCTGCGCCGGCCACGGCGCCGGCGGCCAAGAAGGCGCCCGCGAAGGCCGCCGCCCAGTAG
- a CDS encoding YcnI family copper-binding membrane protein, whose translation MHRKSLSRLVVGAAAGIALAVAAPLAASAHVTVDPNTAAPGGWAYVTFRAPNESTTASTTKLVVHLPLDTPLTSVSYRPVPGWTAAVATQDLPKPVTVSGNTITKAPASITFAADGAGIAPGQFQLLTVSLGPIPKTGHIVLPVTQTYSDGTVVEWKATPEDVAKDDTLEPAPVIYITDTPPVDEHHDATSAPPVRSAADAAAATAPAAGIALGLSITALILALGSVLFSAFVLRARRRSE comes from the coding sequence ATGCACAGAAAGTCCCTGTCCCGCCTTGTCGTCGGTGCAGCCGCCGGCATCGCGCTCGCCGTCGCGGCCCCGCTCGCGGCCAGCGCGCACGTCACCGTCGATCCGAACACGGCCGCCCCCGGCGGCTGGGCGTACGTCACGTTCCGTGCTCCGAACGAGTCGACGACCGCGAGCACGACGAAGCTCGTCGTCCACTTGCCGCTGGACACGCCGCTGACGAGCGTCTCGTACCGCCCGGTGCCCGGGTGGACCGCCGCCGTCGCCACCCAGGACCTCCCGAAGCCCGTCACAGTCTCCGGCAACACCATCACGAAGGCACCCGCGAGCATCACGTTCGCCGCCGACGGCGCGGGGATCGCCCCGGGACAGTTCCAGCTGCTCACCGTGTCGCTCGGTCCGATCCCGAAGACGGGGCACATCGTCCTCCCGGTCACGCAGACCTACAGCGACGGCACGGTCGTCGAGTGGAAGGCGACGCCCGAAGACGTCGCGAAGGACGACACGCTCGAGCCGGCGCCGGTGATCTACATCACGGACACCCCGCCCGTCGACGAGCACCACGACGCGACGTCCGCGCCCCCTGTCCGCTCCGCCGCCGATGCGGCCGCCGCCACCGCGCCGGCCGCGGGGATCGCGCTGGGACTCAGCATCACGGCGTTGATCCTCGCGCTCGGCAGCGTGCTCTTCTCGGCGTTCGTCCTCCGCGCTCGTCGGCGGTCGGAATGA